In Nocardioides bizhenqiangii, the DNA window ACCGACGAAAGGAATCACCCATGGCCACCACCCTGACCGAGTCCACGGACCAGCTGTCCGGCGAGCCCGACCTCGCGATCCTGGAGGGCTTCGCGACCCGGGTCGCACTCGACCGGGCGGCCGCCTACAACGGCGTGCTCGTCTACCTGGGCGACCGGCTCGGGATCTGGCGTGAGCTCGCCTCCGGCGGCCGGTTCACCTCGTCCCAGCTGGCTGAGCGCTGCGGTCTCGCCGAGCGCTACGTCCGCGAGTGGCTGTCCACGCAGGCGGCCGGCGGGTACGTGGAGTACGACGCCGCGGACCGCACCTTCTCGTTGCCCCTCGAGCACGGGCTCGTCCTCGCCGACGAGGACAACCCGGCGTCGGGCATTGCCGGCTTCGAGGTCATCTCAGCCGTCTGGGCGGCTGCCGACCAGCTCGCACACGCGTACGTGACGGGCGAGGGCGTCGGGTGGCACGAGCACGACTCGCGGCTCTACTCGGGTGTCGACCGGTTCTTCGCGACCCAGTACCGCTCGTCACTGGTCCAGGAGTGGATCCCTGCCGTCGAAGGGCTCGACGAGCAGCTCGAGTCGGGCATCCGGGTCCTCGACGTGGGCTGTGGGCTGGGCTCGGCCGGCATCCTGATGGCCGAGGCCTACCCCCGGTCGACGTTCAAGGGCGTGGACTACCACGACGAGTCGATCCGTCGAGCCATCGCTGCCGCCGAAGAGGCTGGAGTGGGCGACCGGGTCGAATTCGAGCGCGACGACGCGAAGTCCTATGACGGGACCTTCGACCTGATCTGCTTCTTCGACGCGGTGCACGACCTGGGAGACCCGGTGGGTGCACTCACCCACGCCCGCGAGCACCTCGCGCCGGGCGGTCGCGTGTTCGCCGTCGAACCGTACGCCGAGGACGCCTTGGAGGCGGGCGTCGGGAGCCCCGTGGCGCTGATGTACTACGCCGCCAGCTCGTGCCTGTGCGTGCCGAACAGCATCTCCCAGGGCGGAGAGGCACTGGGCGCGCAGGCCGGCCCCGCGAAGCTGCTCGCTGCGTTCAGGGACGCTGGCTTCTCCCACGCCGAGGTGGCGGCGCAGACGCCGTACAACCTGCTCATCGAGGCACGGGCCTGACCCGAGCGCGCCTCCCACTGCGCGGCAGCGCGGCGGGAGGCGTGCTGCGTTTCTACAGGTACTGACCGGTGTTGGAGACGGTGTCGATCGAGCGGCCCGGCTCGGTGCCCTGCTTGCCGGTGATGAGCGTGCGGATGAAGACGATCCGCTCGCCCTTCTTGCCGGAGATCCGCGCCCAGTCGTCCGGGTTGGTCGTGTTGGGCAGGTCCTCGTTCTCCTTGAACTCGTCGACGCACGCCTGGAGCAGGTGCGAGATCCGCAGCCCCTTCTGGTCGTGGTCGAGGAAGTCCTTGATCGCCATCTTCTTGGCGCGGTCGACGATGTTCTGGATCATCGCGCCCGAGTTGAAGTCCTTGAAGTAAAGGACCTCCTTGTCGCCGTTGGCGTAGGTCACCTCGAGGAAGCGGTTCTCCTCGGTCTCGGAGTACATCCGCTCGACCGCGGCCCGGATCATTCCGTTGACGGCGGCCTGCGGGTCGCCTCCGAACTCGGAGAGGTCGTCGGCGTGGAGCGGCAGCGTCGGCGTGAGGTACTTCGTGAAGATGTCGCGCGCCGACTCGGCGTCGGGCCGCTCGATCTTGATCTTCACGTCGAGCCGGCCCGGGCGCAGGATCGCGGGGTCGATCATGTCCTCACGGTTGGAGGCGCCGATGACCAGCACGTTCTCCAGCAGCTCGACGCCGTCGATCTCGCTGAGGAGCTGCGGGACGATGGTGTTCTCGACGTCGGAGGAGACGCCGGAGCCACGGGTGCGGAACAGCGAGTCCATCTCGTCGAAGAACACGATGACCGGCGTGCCGGCACTC includes these proteins:
- a CDS encoding class I SAM-dependent methyltransferase — translated: MATTLTESTDQLSGEPDLAILEGFATRVALDRAAAYNGVLVYLGDRLGIWRELASGGRFTSSQLAERCGLAERYVREWLSTQAAGGYVEYDAADRTFSLPLEHGLVLADEDNPASGIAGFEVISAVWAAADQLAHAYVTGEGVGWHEHDSRLYSGVDRFFATQYRSSLVQEWIPAVEGLDEQLESGIRVLDVGCGLGSAGILMAEAYPRSTFKGVDYHDESIRRAIAAAEEAGVGDRVEFERDDAKSYDGTFDLICFFDAVHDLGDPVGALTHAREHLAPGGRVFAVEPYAEDALEAGVGSPVALMYYAASSCLCVPNSISQGGEALGAQAGPAKLLAAFRDAGFSHAEVAAQTPYNLLIEARA